In Chrysoperla carnea chromosome 2, inChrCarn1.1, whole genome shotgun sequence, the following proteins share a genomic window:
- the LOC123292708 gene encoding probable methylenetetrahydrofolate reductase, whose translation MSLTFSIELESSKLIDYNLLEKFTEVKFCSLTWHIDPNRKYYFTKNTDFPVLNLSEFLIKRNKCVLLHIPCRTLSKYEALTILDRAKIIGVKYILAVRGDSKNIKECNPFFPSTIEFVRFIKMYYGNYFSIGVAGYPRGHPLSQNLDSDLEFLKSKVLAGANFILSQFEFDFRRVEMFLHRCQLLNINVPVIVGIYVVTPTTDRMASKCGVVLPNNISKVLNQIKYNPCAVENFALCQVLWFLKKILLTKQEQLKGVHVFSMNKLFNVYRIYKHLNF comes from the exons ATGTCGCTCACATTTTCAATCGAATTAGAATCATCAAAactaattgattataatttacttGAAAAGTTCAcagaagtaaaattttgttccttaaCTTGGCATATTGATCCTAATCGaaagtattattttacaaaaaatacagaTTTTCCAGTATTAAATTTATCcgagtttttaattaaaagaaataaatgtgttttgttGCATATTCCGTGTCGAACTTTATCTAAATATGAAGCACTTACAATATTAGATCGTGCTAAGATTATCGGTGTTAAGTATATTTTAGCAGTTCGTGGGG ATTCGAAGAATATTAAAGAATGCAATCCATTTTTCCCAAGTACTATTGAATTTgtaagatttattaaaatgtattatggAAATTATTTCTCGATTGGAGTCGCTGGTTATCCACGGGGACATCCTTTATCACAGAATTTGGATAgtgatttagaatttttaaaatcaaaa GTATTGGCTGGAGCTAATTTTATCTTATCacaatttgaatttgattttcgaAGAGTTGAAATGTTTTTACATCGTTGTCAGTTACTAAACATAAATGTACCAGTGATTGTTGGAATTTATGTTGTAACTCCAACAACAGACCGAATGGCTAGCAAATGTGGTGTAGTATTaccaaataatatatcaaaagttttaaatcaaattaaatataatcctTGTGCTGTTGAAAATTTCGCTTTATGTCAAGtactttggtttttgaaaaagatCTTGTTAACTAAACAAGAACAATTAAAAGGTGTTCATGTATTTTCAATGAACAAGTTATTTAATGTATATcgtatttataaacatttaaacttttga